The Longimicrobiaceae bacterium genome segment ATGTTGAGCGTGGTGTTGAACAGATGGTTCATGAGCGACTTCTCCCCGCTCATCCCATCGATCCAGCGCTGCACGCCCAGGCCCTGGCGCATCCTGGGCTCCCGCTCGGTCCAGGCCGGGAGCATGCCGTTGACCAGGCGCTGTTCCTCTTCCGAGGGGGGACGGATGGGGTCGTAGTAGCCCGGCACCAGGATGGTGTTGCCATCCGGGGTGGTCAGGCTGGAGAGGGCCTGCACCAGCCGCCACGCCGGCGCGTCGGCGATCGCCTTCAGCGAGCTGTGGATCTCCGCCTCCGCCGGCCCACCCTGCGCGCCCCCGCTGACCTCCATCTCGAAGTAGACGATCCCCTTCACCCCGAGCGTCATCCCCACGTCACCGGCCGGATCCTGCCCGTTGAAGGGGAAGAGCACGCCGTCCGCACGCTCGAGCCGCTCCGCGAACCGGTCGATCAGCTCAGGGTAGTGGGGGGAGCCCAGCTCCTCCTCGCCCTCTGCGAGCACCATCAGGTTGACCGGCAGGCGCCCCTTGGTCTTGAGGATCGCCTCCACCGCGTTCAGGAAGGCACGCTGGGGTCCCTTCTGATTCGTGGCCCCGCGCGCCATGAGGACGCGCCCGAGCGGGTGCTCCACGATCTCTCCGGCAAAGGGGTCCACCCTCCACCCCTCCGGCTCCACCGGCTGGACGTCGTACATCATGTAGACGGCCAGGGTCTTCTCCGCGCCGGCATCGAGGTAGCCCCACACACCCGGATGGCCGGACGTCGGGACCACCTCTGCCTCCTGGAAGCCGACCCTCTTCAGGTCGTCGCGGAGCATGGCCGCCATTTCTTGCACGCCCTGGTTCTGTGCGCTGATGGACGGCTGCCGGACCCAGCGGCGCAGGTTCTCCAGGTGCGCTGTCTGGTGGGCATCGATGTAGGCGTAGACCTCGGGATGGCTGCCGCCATACAGGGGAATCGACGCCGGGTCGAAGCTCTCGGTCGTGGTGATCTCGAAGTCGGGCCGCCGGGTCTCAGCGGTCCGGGGCGCGGGCTGCGGGGCCGGAGCGCTGGCCTGGCTACCGCCGCGAGGGGAGGTGCAGCCGGTGAGTGCCAGCACGGCGAGAAGCACGGGCACGGACGTGCGGACGTAGGGACTCATGTGCGCGTGGTGTGTGGAGGAGGAGCCAGGACTGCGGCGGCGTTTGTTCACTGGAGCAGAGTAGCCCACCCCGGAAATGTCCGCAAGCAAGGCCTGAACCGTCCCGGGACCGCCGAGGAGGCCTCCGGTCGGGGTGGTCCCGGCGTTCCGTGACCGAGCGTTCGGCAGGCCTCCCCGCATGGCCCTGCATCTGGCTCCGGAGGGGCGAAGAGGGGGTGAAGAGGAATGGGCGGCCACGCGGGCGGCCCATCTTCGAAACAGAGTTTATCGGGAACTGCAAGAGGCGCCTCTGTACCGGTAGTGCTCCGGTGGATCACCGCGGCAACACTCCTCAGTAACTTCACATCCTGCAACCAGTTGAGTGCACGACTCCGTTCAAAGGTGTGAAGAGGGTGTGAAAAATTCTGCCGGGAGGCTGCGTGTCTGACCGACGGAGCCGGGGCGCTGAAGGGGAGGTTTCCCGTGTCAGGGCTGGTCATCCCACGATCCGCGAGATCCGCCTCTCGACGTTTCAGGCAGCGCGTGTCGCCCCGCTATAGCACCAGGCCGACCGTTTAGATCGAGCCACTGAGATCTGCTCGGGAACGGCCGTCGAAGTGGATAGCGGGGAGGAAAATGCCGACTTGTGTCCATCTTTATCCACTGGGAGCGGCGAGCGAGCCGGGTAGTCGCCTGAACCCAAGCCTCGCTCGCGGTTCGGATGACTGTCTGGTGAAGCGGAGAGGGGAGCGTTAATACCAGGCGCGGTGCGCGCATCATCTACTAGCAGATGAGCGCAACAGTCGGGAAGATGGCTGCTGCAGGGCTGCGCCTCTGTCCCTCACGCAACGTAGCGAGGGTCTCATGAACGATCAACCACTCCGGGGAAACTGGGCTGGTGAGGCCGGCGAGATTCCCCCGTCCTTCTTCGTGAAAGGGAACGTGGCGGTGCCCATCGATGCGGTGGGGCTACACCTGGAGTTCAGCCTCGACATCGCGCGCAGGCGCGCCCACGGGCGGGGCAGACTCCGGTTTACCCTGCCGCAGCCGGGTCGGCCCCTTCTCGACCTGGTGCCGGATCCGACCCAGCTGGTCCTGGAGGGGCAGTCGCTCTCGCCGGAACGGCTCCGTCTGGTAGCGCCGCCTGACGAGACGGCGCCGTTACGGATGCTGGATGAGCCGCTCGCTGCCGGGGTGGAGCACGAGCTAGACATCCGATATCCACTCCCGAAGGATGTGGTCGGGTTCGGAGACGGAGGGGTCCGGCTGGGGCTCTTCATGACCGACCTGGACCCCCGGGGTTACCTGGAGCGATATGCTCCCGCCAACCTGGAGTTCGATCAGCTCCCGATGACGATGGAGGTCCGCGTCTCCGGAAGCAGCCGCGCGCATCGGCTCTTCACCAACGGCCAAGTCACCTCGTGCGAGGACGCCGCTTGGCAGGTCACCTTTCCCGACTACTTCACCTGCTCGTCGTGCTATCTGCACCTGACGGACGCCCCGTTGGCGGTCCGGGAGGGGACCTTCGCGGGGGTGAAAAGCGAGGTGCCAGTGACTATCTACGGCGAGGACACGGACGAGGTGGAGCGGACGCTGATGGACGCGAGCGGCATCCTGCGGGAGCTGGAGTGTACCTACGGGCCCTACGCTCACGAGGCGCTGCTGGTCTACTGTACCGGCGAGATCGGCGGCGGCATGGAGTACGCCGGGGCCACTATGACCCAGCGAAGCGTCCTGGGGAACGAGATCACCCACTCCTGGTTCGCGCGGGGTGTGATGCCGGCCAACGGCAACGCCGGCTGGATCGACGAGGCGATCGCGAGCTGGCGCGACCAGGGTTACCCCCGGGCGGAGGCCGCGCCCCTGCGCCCGCCCGTGCAACTGGCCGGGTTCTCCCCTTACCGCCGCCACACGCACGAGGACTCGTACTGCCTTGGCTCGCTGCTGCTCAGTGAGCTGGATCTGCTCTTCGCCCCCGGTGGCCTCCTGCCTGTCCTGGCGAAGCTCTTCTGCGAGAGGAAACGCCGGCTGATCACCACGGCCTCGTTCCAAGCGTACCTGGAGCAGGAGACCGGAGTGCCGCTCGGAGCAGTCTTCGACCGATACGTATACGGCAAGGCCGACGCAGACGACACCCATCCACCGGGGTGGGCCATGCGACCGGGCGAGTTGTTCCGGGCAGCAGGGCTGCAAGTGCCGCCGTCCCCGCCTCCACGGTCGTTCACCGCCGCCGAGCTCCGCTCCCTCCTCTGAGGGCAGCCTCCCGCCCGGAGATCTGCCACGAACCGGGAGCATTACGACAGCATTGTCTTTCCGGCGGCGGACACGCACCTTGACGTGAACGTCCGTCGCATGGCATCGCCTTGCTCGCCACCCCGGAGCAGATTCGACCCCGGCGCGTTATAGGGCATCGCTCCTCCACTCGCGCTCGCGCGTGCGTACATCCGCAAAACCGCCGCTCGCGGCGCGGACCCATCCTTCCCCACGGGTGGCGCGCCGAGTCGGCCTCATCCTAGTTCTCTGCGTTTTCGTGGGCACCCGTTCCAGTCCGGATCTGGAGCGGAGTGGCTCCGCTCCCGTTGGGCTGGTGGGCGAACTGGAACGGCTCGGGCTGCAGCAGACGATCGGGCCGCGGCTCTCGATCTCGTCCGCAGAACGGTCGTGTGCGCCGCCCCGCCCGGAAGCCACCTCCCCCCGCACCGACTGTGCGGCCGTCTCCGCTGTCGGGCCACGGCCGGACCGTCTCGGCGACATCGCCAGCCGCGCGGAGAGGGCCATCCGCGAGAGAGCCGACCCCGATGCCATACACGCGGCGGCGCTCATTGATCTGCTGTACGAGCCGGGGGTGGGAAAACCGCTCCACCGGTCCATCTCATCCTTGCAGATGGCCGCGTGGCGGGCGGACCGTCCGGGCGCTGTGCTCGCCGACTTGGCTGCGGCCTATCTGGTCCGTGCGGAACGCGCGCGCACCCCACGCGACCTGCTTGCTGCGATTGAGGCCGCCGAGGAGGCGCTGGAGCGCGAGCCGCGGAACCCGGCGGCCCTGTTCAACCGCGCGCTGGCGCTGCAGCGGTTCGGCTTGGTGGAAGAGGCCGAGTTCGGGTGGCGCAGCTACCTGGCGGTCGATTCCATGTCGGGGTGGGCAGGCGAGGCGAAGCGGAACCTGAGGGAATTGCTCACCGTCGACCCGCCGCCGCCCCCCCCCGGGCCCGATGCTCCGGAGTCCGACTACGCGGCGTACTCTGCCGCCGATCCGCAGGGCGCGCGCGTGCTGGGGTGGTGCCGTGTGCTGGACCGCTGGGCCGGGGCAACCCTAGCCGGGAATACAGCGCGTGCGGAGGAGCACCTGCGCCGAGCGGAGACTCTGGGGAGGGCGTTGGAGCGGCGCCCTGACGGAGACGCGTCGCTCGCTGACGGAGTGCGCGCCATCCGCGCACAGGCGGGCCGGCACGGGGCGCAGCAGCTGGCGCATGCGCACCAGGAGTTCGCCGCCGGCTGTGAGCTTGAGGAGCGGGTGGAATTCCCCGCCGCGGCGGCGCGGTACAGAGCCGCAATCGCCGCCGCCGCCGACTCCCCCATCCTGCAGAAGTGGGCGCGACTTCTGTACGGGAGCACGCTCTTCCGCAGCGGCGGTGCACGCCGGGGGGAGACCATCCTCCGGGA includes the following:
- a CDS encoding M20/M25/M40 family metallo-hydrolase translates to MSPYVRTSVPVLLAVLALTGCTSPRGGSQASAPAPQPAPRTAETRRPDFEITTTESFDPASIPLYGGSHPEVYAYIDAHQTAHLENLRRWVRQPSISAQNQGVQEMAAMLRDDLKRVGFQEAEVVPTSGHPGVWGYLDAGAEKTLAVYMMYDVQPVEPEGWRVDPFAGEIVEHPLGRVLMARGATNQKGPQRAFLNAVEAILKTKGRLPVNLMVLAEGEEELGSPHYPELIDRFAERLERADGVLFPFNGQDPAGDVGMTLGVKGIVYFEMEVSGGAQGGPAEAEIHSSLKAIADAPAWRLVQALSSLTTPDGNTILVPGYYDPIRPPSEEEQRLVNGMLPAWTEREPRMRQGLGVQRWIDGMSGEKSLMNHLFNTTLNIDGIWSGYTGPGVKTILPHRATAKLDSRLVPNQTPDSALALIRRHLDAQGFRDVEVRKLSGYPPAQTSVEAPLVQAAIGAYKKHGFTPSVTPRLAGSAPYYVFTERLGLPMIPGGIGHGSGAHAPNEYMVVAPKPGSRIASLAEVEKFYVDLLYALTAAK